The proteins below are encoded in one region of Methanosarcina barkeri 3:
- the gatB gene encoding Asp-tRNA(Asn)/Glu-tRNA(Gln) amidotransferase subunit GatB, whose amino-acid sequence MVYENPDGIRIGLEIHIQLNKLKTKMFCGCSTDYHNAAPNTHTCPVCLGLPGALPVLNKKVVEAAIKVGLALEGEIAEETQFHRKNYFYPDLPKGYQITQYDFPIVSNGKIVIEGEDGEHTVGITRAHMEEDPGKLVHIGSIEKSKGVLIDYNRSGVPLIETVTEPDMRSPKEARRFLDKFRNILEYLDVFDGNLEGAMRVDANVSVHWGTRVEVKNISSHKGVERALLYEIMRQKNVIRRGGKISQETRHFDEGRGVTLSMRTKEEAEDYRYFREPDLMPMRITDWIPAVKETLPELPDAKRSRFIEQYGITDMHAKSLTSKIMLADFYEGVCAKGVDPKIAATWTADVFLGELNYRDLAISSYDGEKIGFIHGKDPRIKNSIKVSDMVELVNLFAEGKISDRAAVEVIRTMLDTAEEKTPFQIIEEKGLFKAEDDLVTKAVAETIAENEAAVQDYLGGTEKSLNFLVGQVMKKTKGTADAKTARDLIIKELKG is encoded by the coding sequence ATGGTCTATGAAAATCCGGACGGAATAAGAATCGGGCTTGAGATTCATATCCAGTTGAATAAACTTAAAACCAAGATGTTTTGCGGATGCTCTACAGACTATCACAATGCAGCCCCAAACACTCACACCTGCCCTGTCTGTCTGGGCCTTCCGGGGGCGCTTCCTGTTCTCAACAAAAAAGTGGTGGAAGCTGCAATTAAAGTTGGGCTTGCCCTTGAAGGGGAGATTGCAGAAGAGACGCAGTTCCACAGGAAGAACTATTTCTACCCCGATCTTCCCAAAGGTTACCAGATCACACAGTATGATTTTCCAATTGTGAGCAATGGAAAAATCGTAATTGAAGGCGAAGACGGAGAACATACGGTAGGGATTACAAGAGCCCACATGGAAGAAGATCCAGGCAAACTTGTGCATATCGGAAGTATAGAGAAGTCAAAAGGTGTCCTTATCGATTATAACAGATCAGGCGTGCCTTTGATCGAGACTGTTACGGAACCTGATATGCGCAGTCCCAAGGAGGCAAGAAGGTTCCTTGACAAATTCAGGAATATCCTTGAGTATCTGGATGTTTTTGACGGTAACCTTGAAGGAGCAATGCGTGTGGATGCAAACGTTTCAGTCCACTGGGGTACCCGTGTTGAGGTTAAGAATATTTCCTCCCATAAAGGAGTTGAAAGAGCTCTTCTCTATGAGATTATGCGTCAGAAAAATGTGATCAGGCGTGGAGGAAAAATCTCACAGGAAACTCGCCACTTCGATGAAGGCAGGGGCGTAACGCTCTCGATGAGGACAAAGGAAGAAGCTGAGGACTATCGTTACTTCCGCGAACCCGACCTTATGCCTATGCGCATTACCGATTGGATTCCTGCAGTTAAGGAGACTCTTCCTGAACTTCCGGACGCAAAACGCTCTCGTTTCATAGAGCAGTACGGAATTACGGATATGCATGCAAAGTCTCTTACATCAAAGATTATGCTTGCTGACTTTTATGAAGGCGTCTGTGCAAAAGGAGTTGACCCGAAGATTGCAGCTACCTGGACAGCTGATGTCTTCCTTGGAGAATTAAACTACCGTGACCTTGCAATCTCTTCTTATGACGGGGAGAAAATAGGTTTTATCCATGGGAAAGACCCAAGGATAAAGAATTCTATAAAGGTTTCAGATATGGTAGAACTGGTTAACCTCTTTGCCGAAGGTAAAATCAGTGACCGGGCTGCCGTTGAAGTAATTCGAACTATGCTGGACACTGCGGAGGAAAAGACTCCGTTCCAGATTATCGAAGAAAAAGGCCTTTTCAAAGCCGAAGACGACCTGGTGACTAAAGCGGTTGCCGAAACAATTGCCGAGAATGAAGCTGCAGTACAGGACTATCTTGGAGGCACGGAGAAATCCCTGAACTTCCTTGTAGGGCAGGTCATGAAAAAGACAAAGGGTACGGCGGATGCAAAAACTGCACGCGACCTGATAATTAAAGAACTGAAAGGGTAA
- a CDS encoding carbon-nitrogen hydrolase family protein has product MKVACIQMNISLCSKKENLERALSLAEEAVSKEAELLAFPEVFSTGFCYDRIVEVAETVSGSTIGALCDFSKEHQCILAGSMIEQREGSEFSSEMNIPPQFNLGFCIESGKLVGIHRKTQLYGLEKEHFALGEDIHPIRLKKYGLSMGLMVCNEIRYPEVSRKLALEGADFLVSASDMPDFYIYPWRIMSLSRAIENQLLHIACNRAGNDRFSTYAGKSFIADGWGRILAEAGKEECVLIGEIDLEKAKEIRQTGSIIEDRRPEIY; this is encoded by the coding sequence ATGAAAGTTGCCTGCATCCAGATGAATATCTCTCTGTGCTCAAAAAAGGAAAACCTTGAGCGTGCCCTCTCCCTGGCAGAAGAAGCGGTTTCGAAAGAAGCTGAGCTGCTTGCATTTCCGGAAGTCTTCTCCACCGGTTTTTGTTATGACCGGATAGTCGAGGTAGCTGAAACTGTTTCCGGTTCTACCATCGGAGCTTTATGTGATTTTTCAAAGGAACATCAATGTATCCTTGCGGGTTCTATGATAGAGCAGAGAGAAGGCTCAGAATTCAGTAGTGAAATGAACATTCCTCCTCAGTTCAACCTGGGGTTCTGCATTGAGTCCGGAAAGCTAGTTGGAATCCATCGGAAAACTCAGCTTTACGGTCTTGAAAAAGAACATTTTGCACTTGGAGAAGATATACATCCTATTCGGCTGAAAAAGTATGGACTTTCCATGGGGCTTATGGTATGTAACGAAATCCGTTATCCGGAAGTTTCTCGAAAACTTGCTCTTGAGGGAGCTGATTTTCTGGTTTCGGCTTCTGATATGCCTGATTTTTATATCTATCCCTGGCGTATTATGTCTCTTTCTCGAGCAATTGAAAACCAACTGTTGCATATCGCCTGTAATAGAGCAGGAAATGATAGGTTCTCAACTTATGCAGGAAAGTCTTTTATTGCCGACGGATGGGGACGTATTCTTGCAGAAGCCGGAAAGGAAGAATGTGTTCTAATTGGGGAAATCGATCTCGAAAAGGCAAAAGAGATCAGACAAACTGGCTCTATCATTGAGGATCGGAGGCCTGAGATTTATTAA
- a CDS encoding nitroreductase family protein, translated as MAIPTARYSETSTVRIDNEKCKVCGLCVKVCKGAPLYLENNKVRIDQTRYFGCIGCGHCAAVCPTGAITIEGRDISQTSFMDIPMEETRAGYEELMALMLARRSIREFDDRDVEQEKIDRILVAVSTAPMGIPPSDVEVLVINGKDKVREFSDDMLELMKSQKWIFSKPTLLLLRPFIKMEEYEVLDKFINPVIGIFEEMRKEDTDYLLYGAPLAMYFHVSPYADLADPFITATYAMLAAETLDLGSCMIGTIGPMLKNGGKDVKEKYGISARNQPGIVVIFGYPAVKYKRAIRRNLAKIHYY; from the coding sequence ATGGCCATCCCTACAGCCAGATATTCTGAAACCTCAACTGTCAGAATCGATAATGAGAAGTGTAAGGTCTGTGGTCTCTGTGTTAAAGTCTGCAAAGGAGCACCTCTTTACCTTGAAAACAATAAAGTAAGAATTGACCAAACTCGCTATTTCGGCTGCATCGGCTGCGGACATTGTGCTGCAGTTTGCCCCACAGGAGCTATCACGATTGAAGGAAGAGACATATCCCAGACTTCCTTTATGGATATCCCGATGGAAGAGACAAGAGCCGGGTATGAAGAACTTATGGCTCTCATGCTAGCCAGGCGAAGCATTCGGGAATTCGATGACAGAGACGTCGAACAGGAAAAAATAGACAGGATTCTGGTAGCAGTAAGCACGGCACCCATGGGAATTCCTCCTTCGGATGTTGAGGTCCTGGTTATAAACGGAAAAGATAAGGTAAGGGAATTTTCCGATGACATGTTAGAGCTTATGAAAAGTCAGAAATGGATATTTTCAAAGCCTACACTTCTCCTTCTGCGGCCTTTCATCAAGATGGAAGAGTATGAAGTCCTTGACAAATTCATAAATCCGGTGATTGGAATCTTTGAAGAAATGAGAAAAGAAGATACAGATTACCTGCTCTACGGAGCTCCCCTTGCTATGTACTTCCACGTATCTCCTTATGCTGACCTGGCAGATCCCTTTATCACAGCTACCTATGCCATGCTTGCAGCCGAAACCCTGGACCTTGGAAGCTGCATGATAGGAACCATTGGTCCAATGCTGAAAAATGGAGGCAAAGACGTGAAAGAAAAGTACGGAATCAGCGCCCGAAACCAACCTGGAATAGTGGTCATTTTTGGTTACCCCGCAGTAAAATACAAACGTGCTATCCGGAGAAACTTGGCAAAAATCCATTATTATTAA
- a CDS encoding dihydrofolate reductase family protein encodes MKENPPRIKLYIACSLDGFIAREDGNIDWLTKYDNNPETNYGYSEFYESIGTVLMGRKTYEQALGFGEWPYGEKKTYVFTRQKESLHHEKNVEFVTGDITEFVRLLKENKDQDIWLMGGSQLIKAFLKENLVQDLIVFVVPIILGGGIPLFDHIGKEVRLRSGRIERYENGLVRLEYKVQEQIKK; translated from the coding sequence TTGAAAGAAAACCCACCGAGAATAAAACTCTACATCGCCTGCAGCCTTGACGGTTTTATAGCAAGAGAAGACGGCAACATAGACTGGTTAACCAAATATGATAACAATCCCGAAACCAATTATGGTTATTCTGAATTTTATGAGTCAATCGGCACAGTTCTCATGGGCAGGAAGACCTATGAACAGGCGCTTGGATTCGGAGAATGGCCTTACGGGGAGAAAAAAACATACGTATTTACCCGGCAAAAAGAGTCTTTGCACCACGAAAAGAACGTAGAATTTGTTACCGGTGATATTACAGAATTCGTTCGTCTGCTGAAAGAAAATAAGGATCAAGATATCTGGCTCATGGGCGGTTCACAGCTCATTAAAGCATTTCTTAAAGAAAACCTTGTGCAGGATCTGATTGTTTTTGTGGTTCCAATTATCCTTGGAGGTGGAATTCCTTTGTTTGACCACATCGGGAAAGAGGTCAGGCTCAGGAGTGGAAGGATTGAAAGATATGAAAATGGACTTGTGAGGTTGGAGTATAAAGTTCAGGAACAAATAAAAAAATGA
- a CDS encoding winged helix-turn-helix transcriptional regulator: MIETAEATEYIIEPIPDDQFGVPINGEKMVELQVIEIPYWQFLLWLAIVYISTAFDFLYTRLIFSIAGYKIVNPGNVLDNPSRLSIYTYIKNKPGAYISEIVGNVGLDREHTKYHIKALESQNKIEAYREGGKTRFFENNFAYNEEEMKVISALQNVTNQRIILEILTCKCNTNIALARELRVSKATVSWYIKNLREIGLIIETKKGRNTIYRINHVYEPVVEKHIRHLQDSNN, from the coding sequence TTGATAGAAACAGCTGAGGCTACTGAATATATTATAGAACCTATTCCAGATGATCAATTCGGAGTCCCAATTAATGGAGAAAAAATGGTAGAGCTTCAAGTCATCGAAATACCCTACTGGCAGTTTCTTTTATGGCTGGCTATAGTGTATATCTCAACGGCTTTTGACTTCCTTTACACCAGGCTAATTTTCTCAATAGCAGGATATAAAATTGTAAATCCTGGAAATGTACTTGACAACCCCAGCCGTCTTAGTATTTACACCTATATCAAAAACAAACCCGGAGCATATATTAGTGAGATTGTAGGAAATGTAGGCTTGGATAGAGAACATACAAAATATCACATAAAAGCCCTTGAATCCCAGAACAAAATCGAAGCCTATAGAGAGGGCGGGAAGACAAGATTCTTCGAAAATAATTTTGCTTATAATGAGGAAGAAATGAAAGTTATTTCTGCTCTTCAAAATGTAACGAATCAAAGAATAATTTTAGAAATACTAACTTGTAAGTGTAATACAAACATTGCTCTTGCACGTGAACTTAGAGTTTCTAAGGCTACAGTCAGTTGGTATATAAAAAATCTCAGAGAAATTGGCCTTATAATAGAAACAAAAAAAGGAAGAAATACAATTTACAGAATAAATCATGTATATGAGCCAGTTGTTGAAAAACATATTAGGCATTTACAGGATTCTAACAATTAA
- a CDS encoding nitrous oxide reductase family maturation protein NosD — translation MKTNKVILISVMLILLLLASTASAATLNVGSKEKYKTIQSAVNAAIPGDIIQVASGTYKENVKITKELYIVGTKYPSVYGFYYDKGKSGTINGFTITKKGVTANNAGANAIIRNNYFNNCGITLQGKSSYGVTIMNNQIKGGTVALYNTYDQTLKGNTISNSKYGLYVGDKNSIPTVTKNTFKNCNYGVYLYGWKQNPGKLVTFTDNSYINNKVNIGWGMNKL, via the coding sequence ATGAAAACAAACAAAGTAATTTTAATTTCAGTAATGCTAATATTATTACTATTGGCATCTACTGCATCAGCAGCTACCCTAAACGTAGGGTCAAAAGAAAAATACAAGACAATTCAAAGTGCTGTAAACGCAGCAATCCCCGGAGACATTATACAAGTTGCGTCAGGCACATATAAAGAAAATGTTAAAATTACCAAGGAATTATATATTGTAGGAACGAAATATCCGAGTGTTTACGGTTTCTATTATGATAAAGGGAAATCCGGTACTATAAACGGATTCACAATTACAAAGAAGGGAGTAACAGCCAATAACGCTGGTGCTAACGCAATTATCCGAAACAATTATTTCAATAATTGTGGTATCACCTTACAAGGGAAATCATCATACGGCGTTACTATAATGAACAATCAGATTAAAGGCGGAACTGTTGCACTGTATAACACCTATGACCAAACTCTTAAGGGTAACACGATTTCCAATTCAAAATATGGACTCTATGTAGGGGATAAGAACAGTATTCCCACAGTTACGAAAAACACATTTAAAAATTGTAATTATGGAGTTTACCTATATGGTTGGAAACAAAACCCCGGAAAATTAGTCACATTCACAGATAACAGCTATATAAATAATAAAGTTAATATCGGCTGGGGTATGAATAAGTTATAA
- the htpX gene encoding zinc metalloprotease HtpX — MKNMLKTTILLAFLTGLLVLIGDYFGGTSGMIIAFLFAVIMNFGSYWYSDKIVLKVYRAKEVSPAEAPNLHRIVDGLAMKAGIPKPKVYIVESGMPNAFATGRNPEHAAVAATTGILELLSYEEMEGVLAHELAHVKNRDTLISAIAATLAGVVTMLANWAQIAAIFGGFGGSRDDDNGGIIGLIVMAVVAPIAATLIQLAISRSREYAADAEGASISRKPWALASALEKLEYGNSHYSPKVSDVQAKESSAHMFIVNPLKGGAIQSLFSTHPATDERVKRLRAMRF; from the coding sequence ATGAAGAACATGCTTAAAACTACAATTTTGCTTGCCTTCCTTACAGGCCTCCTTGTTTTGATAGGAGACTATTTTGGAGGTACGAGCGGAATGATTATTGCGTTCCTGTTTGCAGTAATTATGAATTTTGGAAGTTACTGGTACAGCGACAAAATAGTACTCAAAGTGTACAGGGCAAAAGAAGTTTCACCTGCGGAGGCTCCAAACCTTCATAGGATCGTCGATGGACTGGCTATGAAAGCAGGAATCCCAAAGCCCAAAGTGTATATCGTAGAGTCCGGAATGCCAAATGCCTTTGCAACCGGGAGAAACCCGGAGCATGCGGCTGTGGCTGCTACAACCGGAATTCTTGAGCTGCTATCTTATGAAGAAATGGAAGGTGTGCTGGCACACGAGCTTGCACATGTGAAGAATAGAGATACCTTAATAAGTGCCATAGCGGCAACCCTTGCAGGTGTTGTCACAATGCTTGCCAACTGGGCACAGATAGCTGCAATTTTCGGCGGTTTCGGTGGCAGCAGGGATGATGACAACGGAGGAATCATAGGTCTTATTGTAATGGCTGTCGTGGCTCCTATTGCTGCAACTTTGATTCAGCTTGCAATTTCAAGGTCAAGAGAATATGCAGCCGATGCAGAAGGAGCCAGTATATCCAGGAAACCCTGGGCTCTTGCCAGTGCCCTTGAAAAACTCGAATACGGAAATTCTCACTACAGTCCGAAAGTTTCAGACGTGCAGGCAAAAGAAAGCAGTGCCCATATGTTTATTGTCAATCCGTTAAAAGGAGGAGCTATCCAATCTCTCTTCAGCACTCACCCTGCAACCGATGAGAGAGTAAAACGCCTTAGAGCAATGAGGTTCTGA